Part of the Brassica oleracea var. oleracea cultivar TO1000 chromosome C8, BOL, whole genome shotgun sequence genome is shown below.
CTTCAAAATCAGTTTCCCCTTCCGTGCCTACATGTAATGCTGATGCTACACTCTCTGCCTCGGATTCAGATTCAACAGAAGAATCTTGATCGACGTCAGAGTTTTCATCTGATGCAGGGTCGTCAACAAGTGTGCCAGGAAGGTCCCATGGATCCGAACTCTTGGGAGAGCCGACTTGGATCTGGGATGGAAGCTCACCCTCTTGTAGATGAATCACTGTCCCAATGGGGACTTGCAGGACCTGTTGGAGACACAAATAAGTTATAAAAGAATAAAAATAAAGAAGCAGAGGAACACTAGTGAGTGATATATATAAATAATGAACCTTGTCTTCTCCTCTGTTACCAATCCTGTTCTTGGAAGTTCCATGTCCAGCTTTCCCACCTTTCTGCAAAAAAACTCATAAAAAGGCTAAGACAAGTTCCCATCAGACACATTCATGAATAAGACAGAGACACATAAACTTACAACATGAGGTTGTAATCCGCTGAAGTCCCAAACAGCGTGTGTGCATTCTAATATCACATCACCTCCTCTCCCACCATTTCCACCTGAACAAACTCCAATTACATTAACATTCAACAATTCTTTCAACAATCAAAAGTTTAAACCTTTCAAACCTAACGTGTTGGCATTTTTCAGACACATCCACATTTAAATTCTAAATACACAGAGATCCGAAACATTCGTCTCTATCCCCAAAATTTTTGAAGAAAATTACAGATATAATTTTTCAAATTTATAAAAAAAATTTTTTTTTATAAAAATTACAGCCCCAAAATGAAACATAGTGTGTTGTCGGATTTGAGATAAGTTTCCTTACCATCAGGTTTTCCGAAGCGATCGGTACGACTCCGGCGGAGGCTAGAACAGCCACTGCCACCTTCGCCGCCACGTGCGTACAGAGTAAACCTATCCCTCATTCTAGTCTCCTGCACAATCACAAAGTCAATAGAAGAAGGCAAAAGAGAGAGTCTTTGTCTGCTGAGGAAGTGAAAAGATGATGAATTGACCTGCAAAGGCGTGACTTTGCCTTTCTTCTCGGTAGAATCTGAGTACAAGGCAGCAGGGTATGTCATCCATGGAGGATTTTGGAGTCTTCGGTTGGATGTCAAGTATCGGAGAGGAACCGCCCGCCTCAGCCACGTCATTTTGTTTCTTGATGGATCTCCGGCGAGCTACGGAGATAGTTACGGTGAGATAAGCAGCGGGGGGACTTTGATCGATCGGTGAGTTGCCGCCGTGGTGGTCGGTGAAGAAAACAGAGACTGAAGCCAAGGGTTTAAGCTTATGGGCTTCCACCAGATACGGCCCAATAAGATGAGTTTCAAAACCCATGAACTGAAAGAGTTAACAAATATGATTGGTAAAGACTAAATACATGTATCATCTTAAACTCACTTGCTTGGCCGTTCAAGTCGTAATGGAGTTTTTGAGTTTTTCGGATATCCATGAATCGAATTCGGATAAAATAATCTCTAATACATTAAATACCATCCGTTTAGATATTTTTACACTTTAGATCGGATTATGAATTGGGCAAATCTCCAAAATAGCACTCAAAAACTAAAATGACCAAAATAGCACATTTCTAAGTTTATCCTTTGAAAATTTTAATTTTTTTATTTTTCAAAATTTGAAATCTTATACCCCAAAACTTCATTTCTCAACTCTAAACCCTAAACCCTAAACTCTAAACCCTAAACCCTAACCCATAAACTCAAAATTTGAAATCTTATCCCCCAAAACTTCATTTCTCAACTCTAAACCCTAAACCCTAAACTCTAAACCCTAAACCCTAAATCCTAAACCCCACCCTTTAACTGTAAACCCTAAATTTGTGACTTTTGATAAAACATTAAGTGCTGTTTTTGTGACTTTTGACCTTGAGTGCTAGTTTGGGAACATAAACTTGATTTAGTGCTATTTTTGTCTTTTTCTCTTATGAATTCTGAATTCTTTTTTTTAGTTCAGATTCGGTTTTTACAAATGCTCAGGCCTAGTCACTTGTACTTCTCAAAACTGCATGACATCTTGAATATGTATCACTCAACATATATACATGTATATTAAAAAAAAACAAAAGAGGAAAAAGATCTAACTGAATCACTCCAACAGAACTTTGTAACTGTAACTACTAATAACCACAGAGCATTTCATCTAAAACTTCATCAAAAATCAGATCTTCTAGCTCAAGAGTCAGCCATTCAGATTCACCTCTAAGATTCATCCATCCATCACCCTTTGTAAAATCTCTTCCCACAATATCATCCAATGAACGATCACTATCCTGAGCTCCTAACCCTAAGAGGCTCCACTCGACTCTTCTCCAGACCTCATCAAGAAAACGTTTCCCCTTTGGATACGCAAAAGACAATGTTTTAGGGAAATATATGTGTGATTGGTTGCGAGTCTCGGTGATTGCTTCGTTAACCAAATCAAAGAGAAGCTCTTTGTTCACTTCTTCTTGTTCTTGTATGTTGAGTTCGTAGAGTAGTGATGGATCCAGTGGTTGTTCCTCTGAGTACCATTTTACTTCCTTGTATTCGTTTTCAAGGAAGCCTGAAAGTTTTAGAACCTTCTTTACATAACAGAAGTACACATCTTCATCTTCTTTTTCTAGAGAGTTTAAACCTAAACCTGTAGAACAAGCAAGCATGCATTAGAATTGAGATTTTCATATCTTTCTCCCATCAAAGCATGAATTATTTATGTAAAGATCGTACCTGGTGAGATTAAAGTCTCTGTTTCTTCTTGGCTTCTCTCCTCTTGCTCCTCATCTTTTTCTTCTTCCTTCTCTGTCCTTACCAGAGTCTCTGGTAACAATAAAGATTTCTTTGGTCCCAAGTTAGTATCTAGGTCTACAGATTTCCTTGCAGAACTGTCTCGGGGAAGTTCGGTCAGAAATGAACCAAGAACTTCAAGGCCTGACAATGACGAAACACGTCTGAAGAATTGTGGTTTATTCTCATCTCTCAAAGCTCTCTCTTTCTCTTCATGTGAAAGTTTTAAACTCTTGGAACGCAAGTCACCACCTCTTGCTCTAAAACTCTGTTCCAAGAGAAGAGAATATCTCTCCACAGAATCATATTTTGAGACTGCTACACACTTCTCATTCTTCTTCATTTGCTTTCGGTCTTTCAGTGTGTTCTTGAGCAACTTCTTGATTTTTCTGAATCCATTTATTACAGCTGAGCCATGAGAAGGTACGATTGGTTTATGTTCCTCAGAAGCGTCTGTTGAAACATTAAAAGTCAAAACGGCAGCGTTCTGCTTTGGAGCATACCAATTCTCTTTCTGCTTGTGCTCAATTCTAGCGGGACGTGAAGAGCCAGACAGAGGATACGAGCCTGACTTGGGTAAAACTCTTGGACTAGTCTTGATCTGCACTTGCTTATCAAACTCCGAGTTTGGGTCTTTTAGTATATTGACAAAAACATCTTCCTTGTTCAGGATTTCAAGAAAATCAACGTATTCGTTTACTTGCTTTGTTGTCATCAGCTTCTTCAGTTGTCTCGTTGGATCCTCCGCAGCAACACTTGGAATCTTTGAATCTTCGTTTTTAGAATCAAGAAATGGTTCTTGTTCATCAGCTTCACGCACCAAGGAATGAGTTCTTGGGGTCTTCCAACCTATGGAAACAGAGTAACCCATCATTCAACAATTTTATTTTCATTACTTCAAGAATGTAATAAAAACAATTTTACGAGATGTGCTTACAGATTGGACGGTTCTTAGTTCTCCAATTGTGAAAGTCAAGAACATGAAGCATTCCAGCTAACCAGCCAGATTTGTGATTATATTTTCCATGTCTTGGACTTGATTTCTCGCTTTTCAAATGTTTCCTCATTTGGAATCCTTTAAGTTACCTGTGAAGACAAGAGTATAACATCAGAGACGTATTAAAAAAAAAACATAAAACAAGTCAGAGCAGA
Proteins encoded:
- the LOC106310524 gene encoding protein TRM32-like; amino-acid sequence: MRKHLKSEKSSPRHGKYNHKSGWLAGMLHVLDFHNWRTKNRPICWKTPRTHSLVREADEQEPFLDSKNEDSKIPSVAAEDPTRQLKKLMTTKQVNEYVDFLEILNKEDVFVNILKDPNSEFDKQVQIKTSPRVLPKSGSYPLSGSSRPARIEHKQKENWYAPKQNAAVLTFNVSTDASEEHKPIVPSHGSAVINGFRKIKKLLKNTLKDRKQMKKNEKCVAVSKYDSVERYSLLLEQSFRARGGDLRSKSLKLSHEEKERALRDENKPQFFRRVSSLSGLEVLGSFLTELPRDSSARKSVDLDTNLGPKKSLLLPETLVRTEKEEEKDEEQEERSQEETETLISPGLGLNSLEKEDEDVYFCYVKKVLKLSGFLENEYKEVKWYSEEQPLDPSLLYELNIQEQEEVNKELLFDLVNEAITETRNQSHIYFPKTLSFAYPKGKRFLDEVWRRVEWSLLGLGAQDSDRSLDDIVGRDFTKGDGWMNLRGESEWLTLELEDLIFDEVLDEMLCGY